One part of the Vogesella sp. LIG4 genome encodes these proteins:
- a CDS encoding acid-shock protein — MNKLTALTVAAVLGLTSMAGFAADAPKPADAKPAVAQKAPAKKMHHKKAMHKKHGKHHRHHHHKGMKHAK; from the coding sequence ATGAACAAACTGACCGCACTGACCGTAGCCGCCGTACTGGGCCTGACTTCCATGGCGGGTTTTGCCGCTGATGCTCCCAAGCCGGCGGATGCCAAGCCTGCTGTGGCGCAGAAGGCCCCGGCCAAGAAAATGCATCACAAGAAGGCCATGCACAAGAAGCATGGCAAGCATCACCGCCACCATCACCACAAAGGCATGAAGCACGCCAAGTAA
- the glyS gene encoding glycine--tRNA ligase subunit beta: protein MTQTATLLIELLTEELPPKALEKLAASFADTITDELKKLQFVAADVAANVYASPRRLAVQIPAVAGIQPDQHIVRRGPAVAAGMKDGQPTPALAGFARSCGVEVSQLTTAHDGKQDVYAYESTKAGESLGAVLAGIVTTALKKLPAPKLMRWGDLDVQFVRPVHGLVMLHGDAQIDGEVLGLQSRTITRGHRFLSSGDVAIANADAYARTLAEEGKVIASFSARRELIGHKLAEAAARLGATIAAPDALFDEVTALVEWPVVLEAGFEAEFLGVPQECLILTMQQNQKYFPLLDAQGKLINRFLLVSNLETADPRYIVGGNERVLRARLSDAKFFYEQDQKQRLDSRLPRLEHVVYHNKIGNQLERVTRLSSIAAGIAHALGADSSLAGRAGYLAKADLVTDMVGEFPELQGIMGRYYARLDGEDDVVADAIEGHYHPRFAGDSLPQGAIATAVALADKLETIVGIWGIGLIPTGDKDPFALRRAALGVLRMVLEAPLDLKALLNTTAAAFPAGLLSASVVDEVHTFCLERLKNYLAADYKSDEIDAVLAQAPSVLNEVPAVLAAVAAFKALPEAAALAAANKRVKNILKKAEGEIAAVSPALFAEDAERALFAAVETLAPAVDAQFAAHDFAGALTQLASLRAPVDAFFDGVMVMADDLAVRGNRIALLARLAALFNRVADISLLAE, encoded by the coding sequence ATGACCCAAACCGCGACCCTGCTGATTGAACTGCTGACCGAAGAACTGCCGCCGAAGGCGCTGGAAAAACTGGCGGCCAGCTTTGCCGATACCATTACCGACGAACTGAAAAAACTGCAGTTCGTGGCTGCCGATGTTGCGGCCAACGTCTACGCCAGCCCGCGCCGGCTGGCGGTGCAGATTCCGGCCGTGGCCGGCATCCAGCCGGACCAGCACATCGTGCGCCGCGGCCCGGCCGTGGCCGCCGGCATGAAGGACGGCCAGCCCACCCCGGCACTGGCCGGTTTCGCCCGCTCCTGCGGCGTGGAAGTGAGCCAGCTCACCACCGCGCACGACGGCAAGCAGGACGTATACGCCTACGAATCCACCAAGGCAGGCGAAAGCCTGGGCGCGGTGCTGGCCGGCATCGTGACCACCGCGCTGAAAAAGCTGCCGGCGCCCAAGCTGATGCGCTGGGGCGACCTGGACGTGCAGTTCGTGCGCCCGGTGCACGGCCTGGTGATGCTGCATGGCGACGCGCAGATCGACGGCGAGGTGCTGGGGCTGCAGAGCCGCACCATCACCCGCGGCCACCGCTTCCTGTCCAGCGGTGACGTTGCCATTGCCAACGCCGATGCCTACGCCCGCACCCTGGCGGAAGAGGGCAAGGTGATTGCCAGCTTCAGCGCCCGCCGCGAGCTGATCGGCCACAAACTGGCCGAAGCCGCTGCCCGCCTGGGCGCCACCATCGCCGCGCCGGATGCGCTGTTCGATGAGGTGACCGCACTGGTGGAATGGCCGGTGGTGCTGGAAGCCGGCTTCGAGGCCGAATTCCTGGGCGTGCCGCAGGAATGCCTGATCCTGACCATGCAGCAGAACCAGAAATACTTCCCGCTGCTGGACGCGCAGGGCAAGCTGATCAACCGCTTCCTGCTGGTGTCCAACCTTGAAACCGCCGACCCGCGCTACATCGTGGGCGGCAACGAGCGCGTACTGCGCGCGCGCCTGTCCGACGCCAAGTTCTTCTACGAGCAGGATCAGAAGCAGCGCCTGGACAGCCGCCTGCCGCGCCTGGAACACGTGGTCTACCACAACAAGATCGGCAACCAGCTGGAGCGCGTTACCCGCCTGTCCAGCATTGCCGCCGGCATTGCCCATGCGCTGGGCGCCGACAGCTCGCTGGCCGGCCGCGCCGGTTATCTCGCCAAGGCCGACCTGGTGACCGACATGGTGGGCGAATTCCCCGAGCTGCAGGGCATCATGGGCCGCTACTACGCGCGCCTGGATGGCGAGGACGACGTGGTGGCCGATGCCATCGAAGGCCACTACCACCCGCGCTTTGCCGGTGACAGCCTGCCGCAGGGCGCCATCGCCACCGCCGTAGCACTGGCCGACAAGCTGGAAACCATCGTCGGCATCTGGGGCATCGGCCTGATTCCGACCGGCGACAAGGACCCGTTCGCGCTGCGCCGCGCCGCACTTGGCGTGCTGCGCATGGTGCTGGAAGCGCCGCTGGACCTGAAAGCGCTGCTGAACACCACCGCTGCCGCCTTCCCGGCCGGCCTGCTGTCCGCCAGCGTGGTGGACGAAGTGCATACCTTCTGCCTGGAACGCCTGAAGAACTACCTGGCCGCCGACTACAAGTCCGACGAGATCGACGCCGTGCTGGCGCAGGCGCCGAGCGTGCTGAACGAAGTGCCGGCGGTGCTGGCCGCAGTGGCCGCGTTCAAGGCGCTGCCGGAAGCCGCCGCACTGGCTGCGGCCAACAAGCGGGTGAAGAACATCCTGAAAAAGGCCGAGGGCGAGATTGCCGCCGTCAGCCCGGCGCTGTTTGCCGAGGATGCCGAGCGCGCGCTGTTCGCCGCGGTGGAAACACTGGCGCCGGCAGTGGACGCCCAGTTCGCCGCCCACGACTTTGCCGGTGCGCTGACCCAGCTGGCTTCGCTGCGTGCGCCGGTGGATGCCTTCTTCGATGGCGTGATGGTGATGGCCGACGACCTGGCCGTGCGCGGCAACCGCATCGCACTGCTGGCAAGGTTGGCCGCATTGTTCAACCGCGTGGCGGACATCTCGCTGCTGGCGGAATAA
- the tdh gene encoding L-threonine 3-dehydrogenase, whose product MKALAKLRAAPGLSMTDVPMPEVGHNDLLIKINKTAICGTDIHIWNWDEWAQKTIPVPMHVGHEYVGVVAGMGSEVQGFKIGQRVSGEGHITCGHCRNCRAGRRHLCRNTTGVGVNREGSFAEYLVIPAFNAFPIPDDISDDLASIFDPFGNAVHTALSFNLVGEDVLITGAGPIGIMAVAIAKHVGARHVVITDVNDYRLELAQKMGATRAVNVARQDLKTVMQELHMTEGFDVGLEMSGNPQAFRQMLEVMNHGGKVALLGIPPANTAIDWNHVIFKGLEIKGIYGREMFETWYKMVALIQSGLDITPIITHHFKVDDFEQGFAAMLSGQSGKVILNWQ is encoded by the coding sequence ATGAAGGCACTTGCCAAACTGCGGGCCGCTCCCGGCCTTTCCATGACCGATGTGCCGATGCCGGAAGTCGGCCATAACGATCTGCTGATCAAGATCAACAAGACCGCCATCTGCGGCACCGACATCCATATCTGGAACTGGGACGAGTGGGCGCAGAAGACCATTCCGGTACCGATGCACGTGGGCCACGAGTACGTGGGCGTGGTGGCCGGCATGGGCTCGGAAGTGCAGGGCTTCAAGATCGGCCAGCGCGTGTCCGGCGAAGGCCACATCACCTGCGGCCACTGCCGCAACTGCCGCGCCGGTCGCCGCCACCTGTGCCGCAACACCACCGGCGTGGGTGTGAACCGCGAAGGCTCGTTTGCCGAATACCTGGTGATTCCGGCCTTCAACGCCTTCCCGATTCCGGATGACATCTCCGACGACCTGGCATCCATCTTCGACCCGTTCGGCAATGCGGTGCACACCGCGCTGTCGTTCAACCTGGTGGGCGAGGACGTGCTGATCACCGGCGCCGGCCCGATCGGCATCATGGCGGTGGCCATTGCCAAGCATGTGGGCGCGCGTCACGTGGTCATTACCGATGTAAACGACTACCGGCTGGAGCTGGCGCAGAAGATGGGCGCCACCCGCGCAGTGAACGTGGCCAGACAGGACCTGAAGACGGTGATGCAGGAGCTGCACATGACCGAAGGCTTCGACGTGGGCCTGGAAATGTCCGGCAACCCGCAAGCCTTCCGCCAGATGCTGGAAGTGATGAACCACGGCGGCAAGGTGGCGCTGCTGGGCATTCCGCCGGCCAACACCGCCATCGACTGGAACCACGTGATCTTCAAGGGCCTGGAAATCAAGGGCATCTACGGCCGCGAGATGTTCGAGACCTGGTACAAGATGGTGGCGCTGATCCAGTCCGGCCTCGACATCACCCCCATCATCACCCACCACTTCAAGGTGGATGACTTCGAGCAGGGCTTTGCCGCCATGCTGTCCGGTCAGAGTGGCAAGGTGATTCTCAACTGGCAGTAA
- the glyQ gene encoding glycine--tRNA ligase subunit alpha, with translation MLTFQEIILTLQHYWNRQGCILLQPYDTEVGAGTSHTATFLRALGPEPWSAAYVQPSRRPKDGRYGENPNRLFQHHQFQVVLKPSPSNIQELYLGSLKELGIDPAVHDIRFVEDDWENPTLGAWGLGWEVWLNGMEVTQFTYFQQVGGLDCKPVLGEITYGLERLAMYLQDIENVYQLVWTYLPDGTPVTYGDVFFQNEFEQSRFAFEESNVELLFKQFTDYEAEAKRMLEAGLPLPGYEMILKAGHSFNLLDARGAISVTERAAYIGRIRNLARGVAQAYYDAREALGFPMCKKA, from the coding sequence ATGCTCACTTTTCAGGAAATCATCCTTACCCTGCAGCACTACTGGAACCGTCAGGGCTGCATCCTGCTCCAGCCGTACGATACCGAAGTGGGCGCAGGCACCTCGCATACCGCCACCTTCCTGCGCGCGCTGGGCCCGGAACCGTGGAGTGCTGCCTACGTGCAGCCCAGCCGCCGCCCCAAGGACGGCCGCTACGGCGAGAACCCGAACCGCCTGTTCCAGCATCACCAGTTCCAGGTCGTGCTCAAGCCGTCGCCGTCCAATATCCAGGAGCTGTACCTGGGTTCGCTGAAGGAACTGGGCATCGACCCGGCGGTGCATGACATCCGCTTCGTGGAAGACGACTGGGAAAACCCGACCCTGGGCGCCTGGGGCCTGGGCTGGGAAGTGTGGCTCAACGGCATGGAAGTGACGCAGTTCACCTACTTCCAGCAGGTGGGCGGCCTGGATTGCAAGCCGGTGCTGGGCGAGATCACCTACGGCCTGGAGCGCCTGGCGATGTACCTGCAGGACATCGAGAACGTGTACCAGCTGGTGTGGACCTACCTGCCGGACGGCACCCCGGTGACCTATGGCGACGTGTTCTTCCAGAACGAGTTCGAACAGTCCAGGTTCGCCTTCGAGGAAAGCAATGTCGAGCTGCTGTTCAAGCAGTTCACCGACTACGAAGCCGAAGCCAAGCGCATGCTGGAAGCCGGCCTGCCGCTGCCGGGCTACGAGATGATCCTCAAGGCTGGCCACAGCTTCAACCTGCTGGACGCCCGCGGCGCCATTTCGGTGACCGAGCGTGCCGCCTACATCGGCCGCATCCGCAACCTGGCGCGTGGCGTGGCGCAAGCCTACTACGACGCCCGCGAAGCGCTGGGCTTCCCGATGTGCAAGAAAGCCTGA
- a CDS encoding diguanylate cyclase, which produces MNPIQTILVVDDVEINLHLLQGLLQPDHRVLTADNGQDALRLALEQQPDLILLDVILPGLDGYAVLQRLQADVRTKHIPVMFVTALNSAEDEARGLEFGAVDYITKPLNPITVRARVATHLKLERQRRMLEALANIDGLTELPNRRQLDSTLQAEWDHAVRGGSELSVAVIDVDCFKQYNDCLGHARGDNVLRQVARTISTSLQRSTDFAARYGGEEFVVLLPATPADGAWLLMETLRRNIERLAIPHPGSSVSGFVTISVGVAGCSPLPQQQAASLLQKADQRLYHAKRSGRNCVVGDGLHSAFNSGAVFSPDLPLDFPGQ; this is translated from the coding sequence ATGAATCCGATCCAGACCATACTTGTCGTCGATGACGTCGAGATCAATCTGCATCTGCTGCAGGGATTGCTGCAGCCGGATCATCGCGTGCTTACCGCCGACAATGGCCAGGATGCATTGCGCCTGGCGCTGGAGCAGCAGCCGGACCTGATCCTGCTGGACGTGATCCTGCCCGGCCTCGACGGCTACGCGGTACTGCAGCGCCTGCAGGCCGACGTGCGCACCAAGCACATCCCGGTGATGTTCGTCACCGCGCTCAACAGCGCCGAGGACGAGGCGCGCGGCCTGGAATTCGGCGCCGTCGACTACATCACCAAGCCGCTCAACCCGATCACCGTCAGGGCGCGCGTCGCCACCCATCTCAAGCTGGAACGCCAGCGCCGCATGCTGGAAGCACTGGCCAATATCGACGGCCTGACCGAGCTGCCCAACCGCCGCCAGCTGGACAGCACGCTGCAGGCGGAATGGGATCACGCGGTACGCGGCGGCAGCGAGCTGTCGGTAGCGGTGATCGACGTGGACTGCTTCAAACAGTACAACGACTGCCTGGGCCACGCCCGTGGCGACAACGTGCTGCGCCAGGTGGCGCGCACCATCTCCACCAGCCTGCAGCGCAGCACCGACTTTGCCGCCCGCTACGGCGGCGAGGAATTCGTGGTGCTGCTGCCGGCCACCCCGGCGGACGGCGCCTGGCTGCTGATGGAAACCCTGCGCCGCAATATCGAGCGGCTGGCGATCCCACACCCCGGCTCCAGCGTATCCGGCTTCGTCACAATCAGCGTCGGCGTGGCCGGTTGCAGCCCGCTGCCGCAACAACAGGCTGCCAGCCTGCTGCAGAAAGCCGACCAGCGGCTGTACCACGCCAAGCGCAGCGGTCGCAATTGCGTGGTGGGCGACGGCCTGCACAGCGCCTTCAACAGCGGCGCGGTATTCAGCCCCGACCTGCCGCTGGATTTCCCCGGCCAGTAA
- the gmhB gene encoding D-glycero-beta-D-manno-heptose 1,7-bisphosphate 7-phosphatase, translated as MKLVILDRDGVINEDRDDFVKNTMEWLPLPRSCDAIANLTQAGWHVVVATNQSGIGRGLFDMHSLNAMHEKMHRLVNQAGGRIDAVVFCPHVADDNCRCRKPEPGMVEEIMERFNVRGEGLPLIGDSLRDLQAVAAVGGLPILVRSGKGLRTLEKGGLPEGTLVFDDLFDAADYLINLED; from the coding sequence ATGAAACTCGTCATCCTCGACCGTGACGGCGTGATCAACGAAGATCGCGACGATTTCGTCAAGAACACCATGGAATGGCTGCCGCTGCCGCGCAGCTGCGACGCCATCGCCAACCTCACCCAGGCGGGCTGGCACGTGGTGGTGGCCACCAACCAGTCCGGCATCGGCCGCGGGCTGTTCGACATGCATTCGCTCAACGCCATGCACGAGAAGATGCACCGGCTGGTGAACCAGGCCGGCGGGCGCATCGACGCGGTGGTGTTCTGCCCGCATGTGGCCGACGACAACTGCCGCTGCCGCAAGCCGGAGCCGGGCATGGTGGAAGAGATCATGGAGCGCTTCAACGTGCGCGGCGAGGGCCTGCCGCTGATCGGCGACAGCCTGCGCGACCTGCAGGCGGTGGCCGCGGTGGGCGGCCTGCCCATCCTGGTGCGCAGCGGCAAGGGCCTGCGCACGCTGGAAAAGGGCGGTTTGCCGGAAGGCACCCTGGTATTCGACGACCTGTTCGATGCCGCCGACTACCTGATCAACCTCGAAGACTGA
- a CDS encoding M48 family metallopeptidase yields MNARHGALTLTLPDGPVAVRLTRRQRQSVGIRIQRGEVEVIAPPGVSLAYLQEVLAKKRDWIAGHLARHRDSAGQQVAHPDMVLFAGENLQLHCHAAQRISARVEGSALHLAGPQLELPARRQAALVSWLQREAKRRFAERLQLWLPRAARPLSGWALSGARSRWGSCSGRGVVRLNWRLVQAPPAILDYVIAHELAHLLHMNHSKAFWAEVERLYPGWQGARQWLKQHGESLFHHG; encoded by the coding sequence ATGAACGCAAGGCACGGCGCGCTCACTCTCACGCTGCCTGACGGCCCGGTAGCGGTACGCCTGACGCGACGCCAGCGGCAGAGCGTGGGCATACGCATCCAGCGCGGCGAGGTGGAAGTCATCGCGCCGCCCGGCGTCAGCCTGGCCTATCTGCAGGAAGTGCTGGCGAAAAAGCGCGACTGGATCGCCGGCCACCTGGCGCGGCACCGCGACAGCGCTGGCCAGCAGGTGGCTCATCCCGACATGGTGCTGTTCGCCGGCGAGAACCTGCAGCTGCACTGCCATGCCGCGCAGCGCATCAGCGCGCGGGTGGAAGGCAGCGCGCTGCACCTGGCCGGGCCGCAGCTGGAACTGCCGGCGCGCCGGCAGGCGGCGCTGGTGTCCTGGCTGCAGCGCGAAGCCAAGCGGCGCTTTGCCGAGCGCCTGCAGCTGTGGCTGCCACGTGCGGCGCGGCCGCTGTCCGGCTGGGCGCTGTCCGGCGCGCGCAGCCGCTGGGGCAGCTGCTCCGGCCGCGGCGTGGTGCGCCTCAACTGGCGGCTGGTGCAGGCGCCGCCGGCCATCCTCGATTACGTGATCGCCCATGAGCTGGCACACCTGCTGCACATGAACCATTCCAAGGCTTTCTGGGCCGAAGTGGAACGGCTGTACCCCGGCTGGCAGGGGGCGCGCCAGTGGCTGAAACAGCATGGCGAAAGCCTGTTCCACCACGGCTGA
- a CDS encoding acid-shock protein has product MKKLTALTLASVLALASVSSFAGDKKMDASKPAVEQKAPAKKMHHKKHAAKKHHKAMKKAASAAK; this is encoded by the coding sequence ATGAAAAAACTGACCGCCCTGACCCTGGCAAGCGTACTGGCCCTGGCTTCCGTAAGCAGCTTCGCTGGCGACAAGAAAATGGACGCTTCCAAGCCGGCCGTCGAGCAGAAAGCCCCGGCCAAGAAAATGCACCACAAGAAGCACGCCGCCAAGAAGCATCACAAGGCCATGAAGAAGGCTGCTTCCGCTGCCAAATAA
- a CDS encoding 1-acyl-sn-glycerol-3-phosphate acyltransferase, with product MLLVRNLLYWLLVAVSTPIFFGLLLLSAPLPRRTRHVFGQSWARLLTWALWHIVGLRYRVIGEENILSEPAIICAKHQSGWETLSLQKIFPAQIFVAKQELLWIPFFGWGLALMNPITINRSDRSNANNRMLKQGLNRKKHGFWISVFPEGTRVRPGLRGKYKMGAARMARQLDMPLVPVAHNAGEFWPRNAFLKHPGEITVVIGPAIRPQDYAGPEAMTRAAEEWIEARQREIGGVGPFAHPDERKARRAHSHAA from the coding sequence ATGCTGCTTGTTCGAAACCTGCTGTACTGGCTGCTGGTTGCCGTATCCACCCCGATCTTCTTCGGCCTGCTGCTGCTGTCCGCGCCGCTGCCGCGCCGCACCCGCCACGTATTCGGCCAGAGCTGGGCGCGGCTGCTCACCTGGGCGCTGTGGCATATCGTCGGCCTGCGCTACCGGGTAATCGGCGAGGAAAACATCCTCTCCGAGCCGGCCATCATCTGCGCCAAGCACCAGTCCGGCTGGGAAACGCTGTCGCTGCAGAAGATCTTTCCGGCACAGATCTTCGTCGCCAAGCAGGAACTGCTGTGGATTCCGTTCTTCGGCTGGGGCCTGGCGCTGATGAACCCGATCACCATCAACCGCTCCGACCGCAGCAATGCCAATAACCGCATGCTCAAGCAGGGCCTGAACCGCAAGAAGCACGGCTTCTGGATCAGCGTGTTTCCGGAAGGCACCCGCGTGCGCCCGGGCCTGCGCGGCAAGTACAAGATGGGGGCTGCGCGCATGGCGCGCCAGCTGGACATGCCGCTGGTGCCGGTGGCGCACAATGCCGGCGAATTCTGGCCGCGCAATGCCTTCCTGAAGCATCCGGGCGAGATCACCGTGGTGATCGGCCCGGCCATCCGTCCGCAGGACTACGCCGGTCCCGAAGCCATGACCCGCGCCGCCGAGGAGTGGATCGAAGCGCGTCAGCGCGAGATCGGCGGCGTCGGCCCGTTTGCTCATCCCGATGAACGCAAGGCACGGCGCGCTCACTCTCACGCTGCCTGA
- a CDS encoding surface-adhesin E family protein, which translates to MKTWASLFVILVLLGVMSWYWQSWDRNPEQKGKFQVYQSSDKLELSLDLDAIANVNEGFVRFVNQERFAATKQEPGLGISYQVRRLEGRADCKTRQYAFVNTSYWSAEGKHIYTQMFQLQRFNWTFVPVEPDSIADTMLQIVCRMAPEAPRQNIE; encoded by the coding sequence ATGAAGACGTGGGCAAGCCTCTTCGTCATCCTGGTGCTGCTGGGCGTGATGAGCTGGTACTGGCAGAGCTGGGACCGCAACCCCGAGCAAAAGGGCAAGTTCCAGGTTTACCAGTCCAGCGACAAGCTGGAGCTGTCGCTGGACCTGGACGCCATTGCCAATGTCAACGAAGGGTTTGTCCGTTTCGTCAACCAGGAGCGCTTTGCGGCCACCAAGCAGGAGCCCGGTCTTGGCATCAGCTACCAGGTTCGCCGCCTGGAAGGCCGCGCCGACTGCAAGACCAGGCAATACGCCTTCGTGAACACCTCCTACTGGAGTGCCGAAGGCAAGCACATCTACACCCAGATGTTCCAGTTGCAGCGATTCAACTGGACCTTCGTCCCGGTGGAACCGGATTCCATTGCCGACACCATGCTGCAGATCGTCTGCCGCATGGCTCCCGAAGCGCCCCGACAGAACATTGAATGA
- a CDS encoding glycine C-acetyltransferase produces MNHTYLAHLQATLAQIRAEGYEKPERVIASPQRADINLAGGQHVLNFCANNYLGLADDQRLIDAAKQGMDDYGYGCASVRFICGTQQVHKDLEAAISAFLGSDDTILYSSCFDANGGVFETLLGEEDAVISDALNHASIIDGVRLCKAKRFRYQNNDMADLEAQLQAAEAAGARFKLIVTDGVFSMDGIIADLKAICDLADRYGALVMVDDSHAVGFIGETGAGTPELCGVGDRVDIYTGTLGKALGGASGGYVSARQPIVDLLRQRSRPYLFSNTLAPAIAAASLQVFDILKGAEGATLRANLKRNADIFRQGMSEAGFTLVPGQHPIIPVMLGDARLAAEMAAALLAEGVYVIGFSYPVVPKGKARIRTQMSAGHTPEQVQRAVAAFIKVGRELGVI; encoded by the coding sequence ATGAACCACACCTACCTTGCCCACCTGCAGGCCACCCTGGCGCAGATCCGCGCCGAAGGCTACGAGAAACCGGAACGGGTGATCGCCTCGCCGCAGCGCGCCGACATCAACCTGGCCGGCGGCCAGCATGTGCTGAACTTCTGCGCCAACAACTACCTCGGCCTGGCTGATGACCAGCGCCTGATCGATGCCGCCAAGCAGGGCATGGACGACTACGGTTACGGCTGTGCCTCGGTGCGCTTCATCTGCGGCACCCAGCAGGTACACAAGGACCTGGAAGCCGCCATTTCCGCCTTCCTCGGCAGTGACGACACCATCCTGTACTCCAGCTGCTTCGATGCCAACGGCGGCGTGTTCGAAACCCTGCTGGGCGAAGAAGACGCGGTGATCTCCGACGCGCTCAACCACGCCTCCATCATCGACGGCGTGCGGCTGTGCAAGGCCAAGCGCTTCCGTTACCAGAACAACGACATGGCCGACCTGGAAGCCCAGCTGCAGGCGGCCGAGGCTGCCGGTGCGCGCTTCAAGCTCATCGTTACCGACGGCGTGTTCTCCATGGACGGCATCATCGCCGACCTGAAAGCCATCTGCGACCTGGCCGACCGTTACGGCGCGCTGGTGATGGTGGATGATTCGCACGCGGTGGGCTTCATCGGCGAAACCGGCGCCGGCACGCCGGAACTGTGCGGCGTGGGCGACCGCGTGGACATCTACACCGGCACGCTGGGCAAGGCGCTGGGCGGCGCTTCCGGCGGCTACGTGTCCGCCCGCCAGCCTATCGTCGACCTGCTGCGCCAGCGTTCGCGCCCCTACCTGTTCTCCAACACCCTGGCGCCGGCCATTGCCGCAGCCAGCCTGCAGGTGTTCGATATCCTCAAGGGTGCGGAAGGCGCTACACTGCGTGCCAACCTCAAGCGCAATGCCGACATCTTCCGCCAGGGCATGAGCGAAGCCGGCTTCACCCTGGTGCCGGGGCAGCATCCCATCATCCCGGTGATGCTGGGCGATGCCCGCCTGGCGGCGGAAATGGCGGCGGCGCTGCTGGCCGAAGGCGTATACGTGATCGGCTTTTCCTACCCGGTGGTGCCCAAGGGCAAGGCGCGCATCCGCACCCAGATGTCCGCCGGCCACACCCCGGAGCAGGTACAACGCGCCGTGGCGGCCTTCATCAAGGTTGGCCGCGAGCTGGGTGTGATCTGA
- a CDS encoding acid-shock protein translates to MKKLTALTLASVLALASVSSFAGDKKMDASKPAAEQKAPAKKMHHKKHAAKKHHKAMKKAASAAK, encoded by the coding sequence ATGAAAAAACTGACCGCCCTGACCCTGGCAAGCGTACTGGCCCTGGCTTCCGTAAGCAGCTTCGCTGGCGACAAGAAAATGGACGCTTCCAAGCCGGCCGCCGAGCAGAAAGCCCCGGCCAAGAAAATGCACCACAAGAAGCACGCTGCCAAGAAACATCACAAGGCCATGAAGAAGGCCGCCTCCGCCGCTAAATAA
- the gloA gene encoding lactoylglutathione lyase, with translation MRLLHTMIRVGNLEHSLAFYTEVLGMKLLRKQNYPDGRFTLAFVGYGEEDSNSVIELTHNWDTDSYELGNAFGHLAVEVDDAYATCEAVRAKGGKVVREAGPMKHGTTVIAFVEDPDGYKIEFIQKGSH, from the coding sequence ATGCGCCTTCTGCACACCATGATCCGTGTCGGCAACCTTGAACATTCGCTGGCGTTTTACACCGAAGTGCTGGGCATGAAGCTGCTGCGCAAGCAAAACTACCCGGACGGCCGCTTTACCCTGGCCTTTGTCGGCTATGGCGAAGAGGATAGCAACAGCGTGATCGAGCTGACCCACAACTGGGATACCGACAGCTACGAGCTGGGCAATGCCTTCGGCCACCTGGCGGTGGAAGTGGACGATGCCTACGCCACCTGTGAAGCGGTGCGCGCCAAGGGCGGCAAGGTGGTACGCGAGGCCGGCCCGATGAAGCATGGCACCACGGTAATCGCCTTCGTCGAGGACCCGGACGGCTACAAGATCGAGTTCATCCAGAAGGGCAGCCATTAA